ATTCTCCACTATTGCATGGAAAGATGACGGATTTTATTATTCAAAATACCCTGACAACGGAATCGGTAAAACTCAAGGGCAAGAAGTATTTTATCATCAGCTAGGTACAGAACAGGAGGCAGATAAACTTGTTTTCAAACGTGCCAATAATCCGGATGCATATTTTGAAATATGTACCACTTCTGACGAAAGATTTTTTATCCTAAAAGAAGTCGATGAAAAAAATTCGATAATAAACGTTTACTATATCGACTTCCAATCTAAAACACCTGTACTACAACCCTTAATGATAAAACTTCCAATTAAAGATGACTTATCAATACTTGATAATAATGGAACTGACTTAATTGCATTTACTAGAAGGGATGGAAATAATGGGATGATTATAAAACTTAACCCTACAAATCCAAGAATTTGGAAAACAGTAGTACCGGAATATAGTTCAGCATTATTAATGGAAGTTAAACTATTAGAAGATAAAATAATAACCGTTTACCTATCAAATGGCAAACAGCAAATTGTGTTTTTCGATTACCAAGGAAATGAACTTCAGGTTATACCAATTTCTTTCGGATTTTCCGTAAGTGGATTCAATGGAGAGAAGACAGATAAGGAACTGCTCTTTTCATTCGAAGGATATACTAAACCTAAAATGGTTTACATACTTAATACGCAAAATTTTGAATTAAACCCTTTACGAGAAACTGTTGTCAATTTTGATTTTAAACAATTTAAAGTAAAAGAGTTGGAATACGAATCTTTCGATGGCACCAAAGTACCTTTGTCTATGGTTTATAAAAATGAAATAAACTTAAATGGAAATAATCCAACACTTTTAAAGGCTTATGGCGGATTTGGTGTAATTGAAAAACCTCATTTTGACGAGGGTATTGTACACTTTTTAAATTCAGGAGGTATATTTGCTTTCGCCAATATAAGGGGTGGTGGAGATAAGGGCAAAGTATGGGAAATACAAGGCAGAGGGAAAAACAAACCTAACTCTTTCAAAGATTTTATAGCTGCGGCAGAATATCTTATTAAAGAAGGTTATACAAGTCCTGATAAATTAGCAATTACTGGAGGATCTAACGGAGGTTTAGTAGTTGGTGTTGCAATGACTCAAAGGCCTGAATTATTTAAAGTTGCCGTACCTGTAGTGGGCGTATTTGACATGATTCGATTTGAGAATTTTACAGTTGGAAATGTACATACGGACGAATTTGGAAGTGTTAAAGATTCTGTTGGATTTACTAATCTATACTCTTATAGCCCCTTACATAATATTAAGGATAATGTAAATTATCCAGCAACATTAATCATGACATCAGAATTTGATGACAGAGTACCTCCTTTACATTCCTATAAATTTGCTGCAAAACTTCAAAATAGGCAAGCACAGGAAAATCCTATTCTTTTAAGGGTTGAAAAAGGAGCAGGTCATTCGGGAGCATTTAATAGTTTTAAAAGCCTACTCAAAGAGAAATCAGATATGTATGATTTTATTTTATATCACTTAAAGAAGAACTAACTTTGAATAACTAGAGATACAGGAGAAATTATAGAATGTTCTTATTATAATCGTTAAAATAAAATATACACACACATGAAAAAAAACATATTCGCCTTATTACTATTGTTTGTATGTACGTATAAAACATACGCTCAAGTGCCTTTTTCGAGAGAACAACTAATTGGAACTTGGGAAATTGATTATGGTACAGGCAAAATTTGCGACAACATGAATTTAAAACCTACACAGGGAAAAGGTCGCATAGTAATCACCTTTATAGATTCGCTACAATTCGAACTTTTAATTGAAAAGGTTGCCTCTACCGGTCATTATCAAATAGACCCAGTGCAAGGCGATATTATTTTTATTACCCTAACTACCTCCAATAACAAACCTCCCGGAGAAAGCAGAAACAAAGTGCTTTTTATAGATGAGAAAAAATTAACCTTACTAATTGGTGATTGCGGCACTTTGTACGAACAAAATTTCCACAAGGTAAATTCAAAATACAAAAAGTAAATATTGAAAAATATTTTAAATACTTTTTACTTTCAATTATTTATCGTAATATTGCAATATATAAATATGTTATGGGCACTACCAAAAACGAATATTTTACAGAGAAGCAAAATACAATTACGCAGCTATTAAAGGCTGTAGCACATCCTGCGAGAATTGCAATTGTTGAATATTTACTAAAAGTAGATTCATGTATATGCGGTGATATTGTAAACGAATTACCCTTGGCACAACCTACCATTTCACAACACTTAAAGGAACTAAAAACAGCCGGTATCATTAAAGGAAAAATTGAAGGCAACGCAATTTGCTACTGCATTGATGAAGCAGCAATTCAAAAAATTAAGGACTACTTTATCAGCATTAGCTCTAAACTAGAAAAGAAAAGAGCAAACTGCTGCTGATACTTATAAACAACTAAAAACAAATATTATGACACTAGAACAAGTTAAATCCATTTTACCAAACACAGAAAATCTAATTTTTAAATTGCCTGACGGAGCCTCTGTTCCAGAGCATTTTCATGTAACAGAGATTGGAATGGTAACCAAACATTTTATTGACTGTGGGGGAATTATTCGAACAGAAAAAAAAGTAAATTTTCAGCTTTGGAACGCAAATGATATCGACCATAGACTTAAACCAACAAAGCTCTTGAACATTATAAAACTTTCTGAAGAAAAATTAGGTATTGAAAACGCTGAAATTGAAGTGGAATACCAAGGCAAAACAGTTGAAAAATACAACTTAGATTATAATGGAGCTACTTTTGTACTAACCCCCACCTTTACCGATTGCCTTGCAAAAGACAATTGTGGAATTCCAGCCGAAAAAATAAAACTCAATTTAGTTAATTTGGAAACGCAAAACACTTGCAAACCGGGAGGTAAGTGTTGTTAAAGACAAATGTTTTAAAAATACAAATGTTATCTTATGACTCGAATTGCTCTTTTTAGTGATATTCATGCTAACCTTCCAGCATTGCAAGCATTTTTTAGTGATGTAGACGAAAAAAAAATAGATACAATTTATTGTCTAGGAGATTTAGTTGGCTACAATATTTGGCCCAATGAAGTAATAAATGAAATTAGAAAAAGAAAAATTCCTACAATAGCCGGCAATTATGACTTTGGTGTTGGCAGAAATTCTGATGATTGCGGCTGCGCTTATAAATCAGAAGCAGAAAAAGATATGGGAAACATATCTATATCTTTTACCAATAAACTTATAAAAGCCGAGGAACGACAATTCTTACGAACACTTCCAGCTCATATCCGACTAGAATACCAGTTAAATAACAATTCATTTACAATTTTACTGGTACATGGAAGTCCAAGAAAAATAAACGAATATCTATTTGAAGACCGCGATGAAAAAAGCATGAAACGGATTATGGAATCTTCCAATGCCGACCTGCTATTTTTTGGACACACGCACAAACCTTATCAC
This DNA window, taken from Bacteroidota bacterium, encodes the following:
- a CDS encoding S9 family peptidase, coding for MRLLFLLAIILFSEQIYSQRLDYPKTHKENVLDTFFNKIVIDEYRWLENINDSICKEWVDQQNILTKNEIKKAAIKHNSNFLIDKYAYVDYDNPIKHKDYYFKLSFYDNFGVPALFVQNSFKDDPTILVDPNFISTKDNILIEDYEVSLNSKYLAYQFSRNGSDWCEIKVVNIKTGIHKDDHLKNVKFSTIAWKDDGFYYSKYPDNGIGKTQGQEVFYHQLGTEQEADKLVFKRANNPDAYFEICTTSDERFFILKEVDEKNSIINVYYIDFQSKTPVLQPLMIKLPIKDDLSILDNNGTDLIAFTRRDGNNGMIIKLNPTNPRIWKTVVPEYSSALLMEVKLLEDKIITVYLSNGKQQIVFFDYQGNELQVIPISFGFSVSGFNGEKTDKELLFSFEGYTKPKMVYILNTQNFELNPLRETVVNFDFKQFKVKELEYESFDGTKVPLSMVYKNEINLNGNNPTLLKAYGGFGVIEKPHFDEGIVHFLNSGGIFAFANIRGGGDKGKVWEIQGRGKNKPNSFKDFIAAAEYLIKEGYTSPDKLAITGGSNGGLVVGVAMTQRPELFKVAVPVVGVFDMIRFENFTVGNVHTDEFGSVKDSVGFTNLYSYSPLHNIKDNVNYPATLIMTSEFDDRVPPLHSYKFAAKLQNRQAQENPILLRVEKGAGHSGAFNSFKSLLKEKSDMYDFILYHLKKN
- a CDS encoding winged helix-turn-helix transcriptional regulator yields the protein MGTTKNEYFTEKQNTITQLLKAVAHPARIAIVEYLLKVDSCICGDIVNELPLAQPTISQHLKELKTAGIIKGKIEGNAICYCIDEAAIQKIKDYFISISSKLEKKRANCC
- a CDS encoding metallophosphoesterase family protein; translated protein: MTRIALFSDIHANLPALQAFFSDVDEKKIDTIYCLGDLVGYNIWPNEVINEIRKRKIPTIAGNYDFGVGRNSDDCGCAYKSEAEKDMGNISISFTNKLIKAEERQFLRTLPAHIRLEYQLNNNSFTILLVHGSPRKINEYLFEDRDEKSMKRIMESSNADLLFFGHTHKPYHRIFEYEKDGNSAYRHAINIGSVGKPKDGNPLGCYAILTLNEKSNVFDKNSFTIEFVRIPYQIEEAAKAIENSILPNEYADMLRKGY